The Streptomyces sp. ICC1 DNA window CGAGCCGCTTGGCCGTCTCGCCGAAGCCCACCGCTCCCTCTCCGATGCCGAGCGAGGCGTCACCTTCTACCGGGTCCTGCTCCAGCGCCTCGCCTCGGGCGAACTGCCCTTTGATCAAGCTCTCTTCAGCCGCATTGACCGGACCGTCGTCCAGCTCAAGGAGGCCACCGCGGTACGTGATGCCCGCCAGGAACAGATGGTCGCCGTGCTGGAGCCGCTGGAGTCCGCCCATACGACGGCCTCCGCGACGACAGGTGCGGACCTGATCGCCCACGAGTTCGCCGCGCTCCTCGCCATCAGCCAGGGCGCCAAACTCCATCAGCACCTGCAGACCGGCCGCATGTCCGTCGTGACGGCCTCCGGAGCACGGATCGCCCACCCGGTCTTCCAACGGCTCGAAAAGGCCCGACTGGTGGTACGCGACACCTCCCATCCCCTCCACGCCGGACAGCCCGTCTCGCTCACGGAGATCGGCCGCACGACTGTGACCGGCACCGCCCGTCCTTCGGCTCCGTCCGTGCCCGCGCCCCGTGCGGGGGCCTGGCCGGCGCCTTCGGCCCGGTCCCGCTGACCTGCCCCCCCGCCTCACGAAATGAGTTGAATGCCGCAGTCCGACCGCCGGCCCGACTTCCGCCTCGACGGCTTCGAGCCCGCCAATGACACGGTGGAGCAGGACTTCGAGGATCACATCGACTCCGAGCACGAGTCCATGACCACACTCGCCTCCCATCACAGCCCCGACGGCCGAGCAAGCTTCTACGTGATCCACAACGGTGCTGTCACCTGGGGAATCCCCGGCGAACCGCAGCTCATCGCGCTGCGCATCGAACGAGACATAACAGCCAAGTCGTTCAGCTTCGAGCACGCCACGCTGCCGCTTCCGGCGATGGCCCAGTCCTGGCTCATCAAGCGCGGCTGCCCGGCCGAGGCCATCGCCCTGCCCCCGGGGATGGGCACCCAGCCCGCCGACGCGGCCACCGTGGCCCTGCAACAGCGGGTCGCGACAGACGGCGACCGCTTCGCCCTGCTCGGCAGCTACACCGGCGACATCTCGACCGGCCCCGAGGTCACCGTGGTCCTGCGTGCGCTGGACGAGAGGGTGGAGAAGCCCTTCCGGGTCCTGCTGGAGCAAGCCGACCTCGACGCCTACACCCACACGCTGCGCGAGGGCGCCTTTGAGACCTACGAAGCCGCCGTGGACTGGTTGGAGGACCGCTCCACCCCGCTTCCGCCGGCCGCGCCGTCCACCCGGACCACAAGCCCCACCGCCCCGCCGGTCGCTCCGCCGCAGGTCCGCGGCCGGGCCCGTTGAGGCTGGGCGCGCCGGAACATAGCAGCACATCCCCGGTCAGCCAAACCGGGGATTCTCCGGACCCTAGGAACTGGGCCCACCAAACCACTTCGGGCCACTTCCCACCTTTCGCCTTGTCGCCCCATGACCTCATGGAGAGGAGTCCGCCATGCCCGACGACCTCGACGACGTGCTGGCCGCCTTCACCCAGCAGATCCAAGCCCGCTTCCAGATGCCACTCCACCAACTGCGCGACGCCGTAGCGGCCGTCCCCGAGGCGAATCCCGATGCGACGACGGTGGTCCGCTGGTACGGCCACCTCGAAGAGGCCCAAGTACTGCTGTCCCGGGCCGAGGACGACCTGGTGCTCGCCCTCGACCAGGCGCCCGTCGGGGAGCTCGATGACCCGGTGATGGCCCTCGCCGACCGTGTGAACGCACTGGTCGCCGTACGGGACGGCCGCGCCATGGTCGTCCGCCACCTCCTCGACGACAACGCCCCGGGCCGGCGTACGCCGGGACCCTGGCGCGGGACCCTCCGCACGGGACCCGCCATCGAGACCACGCCCGTCGCACGTACGGCCGCAGCGCCCTCCCTCCCGGTCAGGGGAGGCATGCGATGAGCACCTCGACCAAGCCGACGAGCCAGGACGCGTACCTCGAAGAGGTCTTCGGTGCCCCCCTGGCCCATCTCTATGCCGCCGCGGCATCCGGAACGGCCACGCCAGCCGAGCAGCGCGCGCTCGAACTGCGCTCCTTCCTCGCCCTGGCCGAGGAACAGGTTGCCCACGTCCGTGACCGCGTGCACCGCTACACCGCGCCCGACGCGGACATGGGCGCACTGTCCGCCTCCGAACTGCGCTTCGACGCGCAGTGGATGGACGCGGCACTCTCCGCCCGCACCCAGTACGTCAGCGCCCTGGAGCAACTTCTTCGGAGCATGCCCCCGCCAGGCGCGCCTCGGCCGGAGAGCAGGGTGCGGTTCAACCCGCGCAAGATCACCACCACTGCCGTGCCCGGGGTGCCGCCGCTCGCGGCGGACCCCGCGGTCCACGGTGCGAGAGGCCACTGATTGCCCCACGACACCTCCCGGCTGATCGCCGAGCACATCGAAGCCCTCTACGGCCGACCACGAGCCGAACTCGAAGCGCACGCCGACTCCACCAGCCACCCGAACATGCTCTCCGCGCTCCTGTCCGCCCACGCCGCAGTCGAGTTCGCCGAACGCGACCTCGACTTCCAGCTCCAGCGCCTGCGGCAGCTAACTCACCCCGAGCGCGAGACCAGCCGGTTCACCGCCGGCCACATCCACGACTGTGCCCGGCGGATCGGTGAAGCCGTTGCCGTCCGCGACACCCAGGCCCGGCACGTCACCGCAGTGCTCCAGAGCCTGCACCGCACCCCCGCGCCGGAGACCACACCCGCCGCCCCGGCCACACCACCGGTCCCGGCCGCCATCCCGGCCTCTCGCGCCCGCTGACCCCCCTTTCACCACGTTCCAGGAGCACCCCCTTTGGCTACCACCGGCCTGCCCAAATCCATATCGTCCGACCTGTCCCGAGTCACCCAGAGCCTGCAGATGCTGGCCCCGCGATGGAACATCTGGGTGCTGCTGACCATGTCCGAGAAGCCGATGCGCTACCGGGAGATCAAGAGCGCCCTGCCCTGGCTCCCCGACGGCCAGCTCCACCCCCGGCTCGTCAGGCTCGTCGACTCAGGCCTCCTCGACCGAACCGAGTACGAATCCCAGGACGTCCTGTACGACCTGTCCGCCCGCGGCCGCGAACTGCTCCCGGTCCTCGGCGTGATCGCCGCCTGGGGCGGCAAGCACCTGGAGAAGGAAATGGTGCTGGATCCGGCGACCGGTCACCGTGTATCCAAGGCCGTGCCCCGCGCACAGGACATCGAGGACACGATCGCGCTGATCGGCCCCCGACAGGCGACCCCGATCCTGTGGGCGCTGCGCATCCGCGGCACATCCAGCGCCAAGGCCCTGGCCGCCACCGCCATGCCCGACCGGCACCTGACCAACGTCTACGCGCCGCTCAACCGCCTGGCCGAGGACTTCCTCGTCACCAAGGACAGCGAGGGCCGCGTCGAACTGACTGCCGCCGGACGGGATCTGGCCCCGGTCTACCAGGCGCTGTCCGCCTGGGCCGCCGGCGCTCCGCTGACCGAGGCCGCGAATCACCCGGTGTGGGCGCCGAAGCCCGAGGAGCCCCGGGACCGCCAGGCCATGTGGGCCACCACGCAGCCACGTACACCGGCGGTGCCGACGACCCAGCCCCGTGCGCAATGGAAGGCGGGCGAACTGTTCTTCTCCCACACCACCACCGTGATCCGCCCTGTCGGCGCGGCGGCGACTGGAGGGCGTACCCGATGAGCACCGACACCCACGAGGCCGCCCTGATACCGGCCACGGCCGCACTGTCCCACCCGGGCCTCATCCGGATCATCAGCGAGATCGACGACAACGGGCCGCTCCACCGGCATCTCCTGAGCCGGACCCTCACTGGTCTCTCCCCCTGGCAGCGGCGCCAGGCCTCCGCAGTCGGGCGCGCGCTGGGCCTGCTGAAGGCCTCCTCCGACGACGGGATCCCGAGCCTGGACCTCACCCCGGCCGGAGAAGCGCTCGCCGATGTCTACGACACCGCGGCCCGCTGGGCCCGCACCCACCACCACCCCAGCGACGTCAGCGACTTCGTCACACGGGTCCAGGCCACGCTCGCCCTGCTCGGCTCGGTCCAGCCCCGTCCCGGGCACGCACCGGAGCTGGACTACGAGTCCCTGGACGAGCCCAAGACGGCACTCACCTCGTGGATCCGCGACCACGGGGCGACCTTGGCCACGCAGCTCACCGGTGCCTCCCGCGACGAGATGGAGCTGGCCGCATGAGCACCACGCGGTACTCGGGGGCTATCGCCGATCTGGGGACCAGCGAGGTGGCGCGCGTGGTCGGCATGGACCCGAACGTCTGGGCCTTCGCGGCGATGAAGGAAGCACCCGATCATGTGCAGCACACGGTCATGGCCGTGATGGACACGGCTTTGAGCCTTGACACCGTGCAGCGGCAGCTCCTGGAGGACGCGGCTCGCGGCGTCGAAGCGCTGAACGCGACCCTCAGCGGCCGTGACATGCGTTGGGGCGGTCACCGCTGGACCGAAGGCCCCCTCGGCAACGGAGCCGCCCGTATCGAAGCGTTCGCCATCAGGCGCGGCGCCCTGTTCCGTCAGCTCGACACGCTCCTGGCCCTCTACCAGCACGCTGTAGCCGAGCCGAGCCCCCCGGCCACTGCGTCGAATGCTCTGGGCGTGACCCCCCCCGGCACAGAACCCGCCGAAGCCGCGCGCACCGCGCCGCTGAACCGTTCCTGTCCTGCTCGCCGCGGCGGGCGTCTTCTTGCGTGAAAGCGACGATGACCGATCTTGTGATCGCCGGCCCACGGCATGCCCTCCTCCCGCAGCTGTCCCTGCTGCGCCGCATTTACCTCCCGCGTACCGCTGACGCTGGGGCGTTCGCCATGACGACGTACGGCATCCCGCTGATCGTGCTGGCCACCACCCGATCCGCCACCCTCACCGGCATCGCGTTCGCGCTGGAGTGGATCCCCCGCCTCGCGGCGTTCTCCCTGGCCGGGACGATGGTCGACCGGCACGGAACCAAGCGGGTCTTCCGCATCGCCTCCGTGCTGCGCGCCCTGGTAGTCCTCGCCGCTGCCGTCATCCTGCCTACCCAGGCCGGAGGGCCGGGAGAGACGATCACGGTGATGGCGCTCGCCGCCATCACCGGCGTCGCCACCGAGTTCTCCTACATCGCGGCTGAAACCGCGGGGGCGGCGGCCAGCAAGGACGCGGGGGATCGGGCCCACCGGGTGCAGTCGGCTCTCCTGGGCATCGACCAGACCGCCACCCTCGCCGGCCCGGCCGCCGCCGGGATCCTCCTGCACTGGGCCGGCGTCACTGGCACCCTGATCACCATCGCCGCCTGTTCTCTCCTGGGCGCCGCCCTGGCCCCCTGGCACCGCGAGACCCGCCTCGTCCCCGCCGCCGCGTCCGCGCTCACCGGACTGCGTACGGGATGGACGACCCTCGTCTCGCTGCCGGCCCTCGCGTGGCTGATCGCCGGCCTCACCGTCTCCAACCTCGCCACCGGCATGCTCCAGGCCGCCGCCCCGATCATCGTCGTGCAGCACCTGGGCTACTCCAGCGCCGCCGTCGGCGTCATCTGGTCGGCCGCCGCCGCAGCCTCCCTCGTCACAGTCGCCTGCTGCCGCTACGCCATCGACCGCGTCGGCCTCTGGCCCACAGGGGCCGCCAGCGCGGTGGTCGCAGCCCTGGCCGGCCTCGCCGTCTCCCAGGCCGACACGTACCAGCAGCTCCTGGTCCTGACCGCCGTACTGATGGCTGGCGAAGGCGGCATGACCGTCGTGCTGCGCACCCTGCGCTCCCACCTCATCCCCGAACGGGTCTTCGGCGCCACCCTCAGCATCACCATCCTGATCATGCTCGCCCCGTTCCCGCTCGCCGGAATCCTCGTCGCCCTTACGCCCGCAGCGGCGCTCGGACACGTCCTGACCGGCTGCGCAGCCCTCCAGGCCATCGGCCTCCTCGCCGCGTTCTGGCGCCTGCGCCAGGAACCCGCCATGCGCCACCGCGCTCCCGCACACAAGCGGCCCTGACCTCCCCATCCCCGC harbors:
- a CDS encoding MFS transporter; protein product: MTDLVIAGPRHALLPQLSLLRRIYLPRTADAGAFAMTTYGIPLIVLATTRSATLTGIAFALEWIPRLAAFSLAGTMVDRHGTKRVFRIASVLRALVVLAAAVILPTQAGGPGETITVMALAAITGVATEFSYIAAETAGAAASKDAGDRAHRVQSALLGIDQTATLAGPAAAGILLHWAGVTGTLITIAACSLLGAALAPWHRETRLVPAAASALTGLRTGWTTLVSLPALAWLIAGLTVSNLATGMLQAAAPIIVVQHLGYSSAAVGVIWSAAAAASLVTVACCRYAIDRVGLWPTGAASAVVAALAGLAVSQADTYQQLLVLTAVLMAGEGGMTVVLRTLRSHLIPERVFGATLSITILIMLAPFPLAGILVALTPAAALGHVLTGCAALQAIGLLAAFWRLRQEPAMRHRAPAHKRP
- a CDS encoding winged helix-turn-helix transcriptional regulator, whose amino-acid sequence is MATTGLPKSISSDLSRVTQSLQMLAPRWNIWVLLTMSEKPMRYREIKSALPWLPDGQLHPRLVRLVDSGLLDRTEYESQDVLYDLSARGRELLPVLGVIAAWGGKHLEKEMVLDPATGHRVSKAVPRAQDIEDTIALIGPRQATPILWALRIRGTSSAKALAATAMPDRHLTNVYAPLNRLAEDFLVTKDSEGRVELTAAGRDLAPVYQALSAWAAGAPLTEAANHPVWAPKPEEPRDRQAMWATTQPRTPAVPTTQPRAQWKAGELFFSHTTTVIRPVGAAATGGRTR